From the Acidobacteriota bacterium genome, one window contains:
- a CDS encoding response regulator transcription factor — protein sequence MPNVLIVEDDEAMAVALRDGFSYEGWRVRAATEGVEALQMATESDHDLIVLDVMLPKMSGLDVCKKLRQQGSRVPIIMLTARGQEIDKVIGLKTGADDYVTKPFSFLELLARVEAVMRRTQRVVDQVDTYEFGNVALDFKRSEATKNGSAINLSPREFRLLQFLIDHRGEILPRERLLDAVWGYDNVPFTRTVDMHIAKLRKKIEDQPNDPCFIVTVHRVGYKFTG from the coding sequence ATGCCCAATGTTCTGATCGTTGAAGACGACGAGGCCATGGCTGTCGCGCTTCGCGACGGCTTCAGTTACGAGGGCTGGCGCGTACGAGCCGCGACCGAGGGTGTCGAGGCGTTACAGATGGCGACCGAATCGGATCACGATCTGATCGTTCTGGATGTCATGCTCCCGAAGATGAGTGGCCTCGATGTCTGCAAGAAACTACGCCAGCAGGGGAGCCGAGTCCCGATCATCATGCTGACGGCCCGGGGGCAGGAGATCGACAAGGTTATCGGCCTGAAGACCGGTGCGGATGACTACGTGACCAAGCCGTTCAGCTTCCTCGAACTGTTGGCCCGTGTCGAGGCCGTCATGCGACGAACACAGCGTGTCGTCGACCAGGTGGACACCTACGAATTCGGCAACGTGGCGCTGGATTTTAAACGGTCGGAGGCCACGAAGAACGGGTCCGCCATCAACCTCTCGCCCCGTGAGTTTCGCCTGCTCCAGTTTCTCATCGACCACCGAGGCGAGATCCTGCCTCGTGAGCGACTGCTCGACGCGGTCTGGGGATACGACAACGTGCCCTTCACCCGCACCGTGGACATGCACATCGCCAAACTACGAAAGAAGATCGAAGACCAGCCTAATGACCCTTGTTTCATCGTGACGGTCCATCGTGTGGGCTACAAGTTCACCGGATAG